AGAGGCTCCATGATATGTATCAACATGTAACATAAACACTAACGATAAGCTAGTACGATAAGAGTTATCATCAGGTGGTGTTATCGAGCCTCCCAGATGCGCACATCTCCGTTctaatttttagttctctgtcaaaaaaaaaaaaaaaaaaatattgaaatggctatttgtctgtccgtccgcactttttctgtccgccctcagatcttaaaaactactgaggctagagggctgcaaattggtatgttgatcatccaccctccaatcatcaaacataccaaattgcagccctctagcctcagtggtttttattttatttaaggttaaagttagccataatcgtacttttggctataggtgccaacaacacaggccaccgccggtccgtggctcaaagtttcatgggacgcggctaagagtttcattcagacattatacgctgtacagaaaactcaattgcgccgaagaaacttcggcgcattttttacttgttttaattataaTCGGGTTACATCCTATAAGCAGCGGTATCTGTAATATTTAATCGCAAAAAGGGGTATTCCATATACCAAAGGCGAGATAAGATTGGcattatattattacaatatatattgtgCGTTCTGGTTGAAATGTTATTCAAACCTCTGTAATTAATCTAGACTCAGTTCCTTTACCAAGAACTGTCTGTCTACttactcataaacacacacacaaacaaacaaattaactaactatatatatatatatatatatatatatatatatatatatatatatatatatatatatatatatataatatatataaaggcatatctGAATTAAGGCAAATACATTCACTTACAAGCGCTTGAGTGTCAGTTAAAGATTACCGATATTTCTTTTGTCAGCGAGACCCGAGGATTCTTCTCAATTTACCTTGTGGCAACAGTAGAAGGTATTGAGTAAATCAATCGTGCTTGCTTGCGTGCTCTCATTTCTAAGAGATTTGCGTCATTCTTTAAGGCAGTAGTCAATAAAGACCATTATTCATCCCCGCTCCTGGCCTCGAAGATATAGACTTAACAAAAACACACTTTATCAGTTCAAATTGTTTACTTAGtttctagatttttattttttgtcctacTTGAGAGGAAGCGCATCTGCAACAGCCAGTTTGGTCTTTTCATTGTCTTTAGATTATCACagacacactaacacacatacgcgcgcacacGCGCAAAATGGTAACAATAACGAATTTAGATCGGCCTAGAAAAAGTCACGAGCATTGTCCAGCTGGCTTCTTGAAATGTCATATTCTCTACTGTCTACCTCATaccgtcagctctctctctctctctctctctctctctctctctctctctctctctctctcaaggataatcaatatattttttctagccTCCATGACGCGCCTGCCTTCTCCGTCGTTCCTGAAAATGGTTTCGTATTACGACAGAATGGGGTCGTTTTcagcaaaattacataaatacgtaaaaaaaataacaagtaaataaggCTAGCActgttacaaataataataataataataataataataataataataataataataataataataacatctctcAGAGCAAGCAACTACATTACGCTGCACCGATCCAAATCACGACATACTGAACTGCTTCTCccgcattaaaaataaataaataaatttataaatacacaaataaaagagGTCTTTCAAAGCAATGACGAAATCACGCTGCTGCTGCACAGAACAACTCTGCATGAGAAGCGCTGTCTGACATTTGGCCTACATTCCACTATTGATCCTTGAGTTGAGTAACAAATTGCTACGAACAATTAACATTCTCAACCTGAGAGCATGGGAGATGCATGTCCGCTCTGGCCCCATGTTTTAGGTCTTTCTGCTTACTAGCTGACTCTTTCCTAGATCGTGTTTAATCGTCAGTTACATTAGAGTTTTTTCACTGTTATCATCATGAATAAACGTCAGATTATCAGAGCGAACAGGATAAATTCATGTGGGAAGTCTATAGCTACAGACCAACTTCATGGCGGGCAGgcacctaccctaacctaacccgGGAATATGAAAAAAACCTCCCACATGAGTTAGCCTATAAAAAATAGAGATTCTAACGTTgcactaaaagaaaataagtaaatttactaTCAAATCGGTAATTATCAAGTGCCAaatatcattcaatttaaaaaaagtgTTCATTTTTAGTTGACTGCGTCGTAGCGATTATTATCAACAGTGCACACAGCCCTCTCCTCTCCTGCGGCGATTGATAATTGGTCCGAACCCCGAACGCTTCGGCCATTAACATTACTGCGGGTATCTGGGGGCGTTCAATATCCATTCTTTATCGCTATGCTTTGCAAAGTTTATTGGAATGTCTATGCTTCCCTTTCTGCCAACTAGATCATATCAGGTTGCAAATTGCATTCCAAATGCCATAAACCTTGGGCTGCAACTTTGCATTTGAAGTCTTGATTTGAGCTCCGTTGCTTGAAGGTACTCGAAAGcgctcttttttttctcctctgtttaactactttttagttttattttcatattcattaattttattttggtagcTTCTGTAAGATGGTTCttatcaaaatcaacaaaatgcacttttataaattatattagatCTTTCAGAAGGTGTTCCTTTGGTTTCTGAGGCTAGGCCTAATCGTAGAATAAGTCAAGGTTGTACTATAAGAAAAGTTTCGAATAAAATTCTCCATTTTACATTACAGCAGCTATGAAagtctctcattctctctatAAATACTGTCAGCCAAAACCTGTAAcctgtatatacacattcacgaggtAGGTTTATGTACCCAAGCAAACTAGCCTACTACTTTTGTAATTCTTTCCTTGGTCAGTCCAGGTTTGGGCATATTTGGCGAGGTACCATACCATTACTTAGGTACaatacaatttttaatatattatcgGGTATGGAAGATAGTGATTGGTTCCCTAACCACAGAGGTGTTCCGTCACGTTGAAAGTCAGAAAAAAGTTTGTTACGTAAGtcagcgcagagagagagagagggagagagagcactaaCTAGCGCTAATCTCTCAGTTGGGAACTGCTATCTCCCACACCATCTTTGTTTGAGCAGCATTATCAAAGGACACCCAACGTCATTCGTACCAAATTATTCTCGGCTCTTTTGAGATAATGAAAAGGCTATAAAAATCGTGAGATGTAGCCTTTATCTTCACTCGGAGCTTGGACCACCAGCGTGTGGGCGACTTCGGTCTATAGAATAGCCACCCTACGCGCTAGACGTATACCCTACTACGTTTTCCTCAGATTGAATTATTGATTAACCGAATCGAAATACCACCACTGtcttgaagaggaagaagaagaagaagcagaagaagtagaagaaaatggCTAGCTTGATACGACAGAATTACCACGAGGACTGCGAAGCCGTCATCAACAAGAATATCAATTTGCATCTACATACAAGCTACGTTTACCTGTCTATGGTAAGCTCATGGTCATTTGATTTCCGTGCTCTTCTCCGTTTCCAGCTCAGAGctctgtctgtctttgtctgtctctgtgtTCCCATATTCAAGGGGTATTGAAACCTGCGCTGGTTTACATCgtgaaaagaaaattggaaaacgAGCAGGTTCCATTGGTAACGTAGCGTATACAATAATTATGTCTCTACctctgtgaacacacacacacacatatacagtatatatatgtgtgtgtgtataaacacatgaatatatgtatatatataacatatatacatatgtatgtctgtttTCTCACGTTATTCTGGAtgttgtgcaaaaaaaaaaaaaaaaaaacaacttttagaACTTTGCACTGAATTCCATCACGCCATGCATCGCCAGAGGCAGTTAAAAACGAATCATTCGTCCAGTGAACCCCAAGAGACGATCACCTTTCTATTCTTGTTCAttcataatgtacacacacacacactctctctctctctctctctctctctctctctctctctctctctctctctctctctcacacacacccacacaaacactcacattcGAAACGAACCCACCAAGACTGCcattaattaaaatcaataagatCGCGTTTGGGAATAACTGAtcaataaccaataaaaaaaaataaaaagaaattgtattCGTAAGCAGAGAAGATTTCAGATACGAACAGGTAAAAGGAATCTAGGCTTAACATCTATAACTCTGACCAGTAAAGTTTCACAATTTTATCACCAAAGTCAATGCAAACTCCATGGTACCAGACAGTGTTATTCCCCTAGCAACTGTACAAGTTATAGCACTGTACAGTAGGCGTTACTGGAGGTTCTTTGCGGGGTCTCCTACGCCCcgtagctgcaaaccctttcattcctttgactgtacctccgttcatgttctctttcttccttcttactttccaccctctcccaataactgtttcatagtgcaactgcgaggttacacctttaaaaccttctcacttttaatttccctttcagcgctgagtgaccccataggtcccagcgcttggtttttggtctaaattttatgtatttcattccattccccATAAAGTTATAGACGTTTCTACGATCTCGTAAGACATAAGTAGGCCTATTATTAAGGGCGATAAGAGGTTTTATTGATACTTACAAAAATCAAACACAACCACCGCTTGTCAGTTTCGTCTAGACTCACAGAATTACTTATTCCGAATGCTGCTGCAGTCTAGACGATAGGAGAGTATGCAAGTGTGACAGGACAAAAGATCTGAGGTACATGACCCTTAAACTCATCACTTTGAGAAAGAAGGATCTATGCACAATACCTTGTTCTCTGGTAACATTAAGTAATGGTTCTCAATGCTGTAAGGGAGCTTAAAGTTGGAGATGTCAAGATGTATTGACACATGAACACGATCTGGAGGTATATGCCGCCAGGGcttaatggaatggaattgaatatagagtttagtccaaaggccaagcactgggacctgtgaggtcattcagcgctggaaaggaaattgagagtaggaggttcaaaaggtgtaacaggacccATAAGAATGATCTGGAGGTGAATGGAATCGAATATagagttttggccaaaggccacgcactgagacctatgaggtcattcagcgctggaaaggaaattgagaataggaggttcgaaaggtgtaacaggaggaaaacctcgctgttgcactttgaaataattgttaggagagggtggatagcaagatggaagaaagataatatgaaaggaggtacagtaaaaggaacgaaaggggttgcagctaggggtcgaagggacgctgcagagaccctttagtaatgcctacagtgcacctcgtgaggtgcactgacggcactataccccggccaatgaagaattagaggaatttatttctggtgacagaaaatcatttctcggtataatgtggtacggattccacaataagctgtaggtcccgttgctaggtaaccaactggttcttagccgcgtaaaataagtctaatccttcgggccagccctctctaggagaactgttaatcagctcagtggtctggttaaactaaggtatacttaactttaactatgCCCCTACGGGGGCCAAGGCTTAGTGAATTATGGCGTGGGAGCATGGAACGAGATCGGCTTTTGACTCAAGTTTCTGTTTTTGGTCGAGTTAACCAGTTAATGACGTAATGTGGGTCACTGCTGCTATATTTCAAACTGCTTTAACTTTAGTTTATCGATTAAATGTTCCCACAGGCGCATTATAACAATATATCTCCTATCTTTCAAAAGAGCTACCACTTCCATAGGGCTGACATAGCTCTACCTGGCCTCCACAAGTTCTTCAAGGAAAGCAGCGCCAGAGAGAAGGAACACGCTGAAAAACTTATGCAggtaaaactcaaaaaaaaaaaaattacaaatataaataaatttctgactcacatcgggatcgaaccccggtgcTTCGATTGAAAAGGAAAGGGCGCAgcccccttgcctttcaattgaaagacctgggttcgatcccgatgcgtgtcaaaaatttatttttgttccaggcgtgatcgtgtgttgattgcgtctgtaaatatatgtatgtatgtatatatatgtataaatatatatattataaaataaatgaatcccGTACTTGTTAAATATATTCCTGAAAAAGCAATAAATCCAGTTTGAACAAGTTATGGCCTATCACGTCCCAACGTAGACAGACTTTCTCGTGATGTACCCAAGTCCCCACTTTAGAATAACGTACTCTGTGCAAACTACCTCCCGTGACAGCAAGACATAAACATCCCCTTTAATCCGCCGTGAACGACTTTTGTTGATTATCAATACTTGGCAGTATCAAAACAAGCGGGGAGGGAGAGTGGTGTTCCAGCCAGTCCCCGCTCCGCCCAAGAGGGATTGGGGTACGGCTATGGAGGCCCTCCAATCAGCGCTGGATATAGAGAAGCAATTAAACCAGGTAAAGGAATTGATTCGTTGATTGGTCTAGAGTCTAGAGCTTTCCTAATTTACTGCGTTTTTCTGCAGGTAAATGTTTGGTGCATATTTCTCTTTGTCTGCTGTTACCCAATAAATACCTCGTTTACTAAATTACTGCGTTTTAACTGATTTTACCAAATTCATCCCTCATTTTCCTCTGGAAATTATAGACGACAGCAATCAAGAACGATGCTTTAtgcattttcagtttcaaattgttctatgaaaaatattcaatttatctGATTTTACCAAATTCATTCATCATcttctgaaatttcttttgaaatcagaCGTCAGTAATCAAGAATACGCTTtttgaatttcaattttaaatcatTCTACAAAACGAGCTAATCTTCAAGAACATGAGAATATTCTATAGACCTTGCcattctcaaaattaaaaataaaagcgcCTGGGAACCACTTTTTTAAAGcatggattaaaaaaatatttggttttctgAAGATGAAAAAGTGCTTCCACCATATTTCTTGTAAAACCACAGTGTCTTCCATCAATAACACGATCGCCTTCCCAACCTCCAGGCCTTTTTGGACATCCTCAAAGAAGCCGAGGGCAAGGGTGACCCTCACCTGGACGAGTTCATCGAGGAGGAGTTTCTGGAGGGCAAGGTGGAGGTCATCGAGAAACTAGGTCACATGACCATGCAGCTGAAACGAGCGGGTCCAACAGGTCTGGGCGAGTATCTCTTCGACAAAGACCAGTAGTCCTGTCGAAACTCGCAAGAAGAGGAGGTGCTCAGGTAAACACGAACGCCTATTGACATCGGGTAGACACGAAGACCTACTGAATGCCTACTAAAATCAGGTAGACATGAAGACCTACTGATTGCCTACTGAAATCAGGTAAACATGAAGACCCACTGACCACCTTCTGAATCAGGTAAACATGAACACCTACTGAATGCCTACTGAAATCATGGAGAGGCGTTGAAGCAGGCGTAGAGgacagattaaaataaaaatgaatgaagcttTGAAGTTAaatagagatttaaaaaaaaaatagtacaccCTCAAAAACTGAAGACCTGAAAACACtgaattcactaaaaaaaaaagtagacaaatAAATGAACTGAAGACCACTTTATTTAAATCTGAGAccttaaaaatgagaaaacggGAAACTGAAGCCTGAAGCccataatgaaataaagtttatctTATCGTATCATTTACTTCCTATATTATCTGATTATTTAAATGCATGTACCGTAATTATACGAACAACTACCTGAAGTTTTAAATAATGGTTATCGAAAAAGTGCGTCAGGATgcataaataattaatgataacTGTAAATAACACTGTAATAAAtttggggggaaaaaaaataagtcgGTATAAAATCATTTTGAGGGCTCCTTATACATCAGGCACAGACTGCTActatcagttataataataataataataataataataataataatatcgatgtatatacatatactctatacatatatttatatgtatatatataatattgtctatcgaaatataatatatatatatatatatatatatatatatatatatatatatatatatatatatatatatatatatatatatatatatatatatatatatatatctccagtcaAAGTTCCATAACCGACCCTCAACCGCTTTATTCACGGACGAGCTCGCTATAAAGAACAAAAGTGAGTcataatgaaatgataatgaaactaGAAGTGAAAACCTGAAAGATTCGTGAGACGTTTGGTTTTGGGTTGCTGATGGTAAAGATGATTCGTTTTATAGATTTTTGATAATCTTCAGGAACTAAGCTATACTGTCCGTCATTGTGACTGCCGTGAATGCAAATAAGCAGCATAATATTCTATAAATAGAAACTAAttaaaactcctgaaccaatACTAGTGTGCGTCACATtccattttatatctatattttattctattggAACCTTAACTCAAGTTTTGGCTGAAC
This Macrobrachium rosenbergii isolate ZJJX-2024 chromosome 42, ASM4041242v1, whole genome shotgun sequence DNA region includes the following protein-coding sequences:
- the LOC136828255 gene encoding ferritin-like; its protein translation is MASLIRQNYHEDCEAVINKNINLHLHTSYVYLSMSYHFHRADIALPGLHKFFKESSAREKEHAEKLMQYQNKRGGRVVFQPVPAPPKRDWGTAMEALQSALDIEKQLNQAFLDILKEAEGKGDPHLDEFIEEEFLEGKVEVIEKLGHMTMQLKRAGPTGLGEYLFDKDQ